In Niallia sp. FSL W8-0635, one genomic interval encodes:
- a CDS encoding IS3 family transposase produces MLKKVTSFSDESGRLSRKAQTALSFELKEKFRLKDVLQRVGIPESTYHYHVSMMKKENPDQELEECIQSLFEEHDGNYGYRRIQLSLKQRGLIVNHKKIQRIMNKLGLKCNKFSRKSRKYSSYKGTIGTIAKNRINRRFYTNVCYQKLTTDITEFKCLDGRKLYLNPIMDMFNREVISYGISMRPTLELALKPLEEALEIVKESKYRTTIHSDQGWHYQHNSWIKTLKKHRVFQSMSRKGNCLDNSPMENFFGLLKQEMYYGKARCSFEELKKRIEEYIIYYNNKRIKQKLAGMSPVQYRIHTSQLAA; encoded by the coding sequence ATACTTAAAAAAGTTACGAGCTTTTCAGATGAATCCGGAAGACTATCTCGAAAAGCACAAACAGCGTTATCATTCGAACTTAAAGAAAAGTTCAGACTAAAAGATGTTCTACAAAGAGTCGGAATTCCTGAATCCACCTATCATTATCATGTAAGTATGATGAAAAAGGAGAATCCGGATCAGGAACTAGAAGAATGTATTCAATCATTATTTGAGGAACATGATGGCAATTACGGGTACCGTCGTATCCAATTGAGCTTAAAACAACGTGGTTTAATAGTGAACCACAAGAAGATTCAACGCATTATGAATAAACTTGGACTCAAATGTAATAAGTTTAGTAGAAAATCACGAAAGTACAGTTCTTACAAAGGAACGATTGGTACGATTGCCAAGAATCGTATCAATCGTCGTTTTTACACAAATGTGTGCTATCAAAAATTAACAACAGATATCACCGAATTCAAGTGCTTAGATGGTAGAAAACTGTATTTAAATCCAATTATGGATATGTTCAATAGGGAAGTTATTTCGTATGGGATAAGTATGCGTCCAACTTTAGAATTGGCCCTCAAGCCACTCGAGGAAGCTTTAGAGATTGTAAAAGAATCAAAATACAGAACGACAATTCATTCTGATCAAGGTTGGCATTATCAACATAATAGTTGGATTAAAACCCTAAAGAAACATAGGGTGTTCCAGAGTATGTCGCGAAAGGGAAACTGCTTGGACAATTCACCTATGGAGAACTTTTTTGGATTATTAAAACAGGAAATGTACTACGGGAAGGCACGCTGCTCATTTGAGGAATTAAAAAAGAGAATAGAAGAATATATCATTTATTATAACAATAAACGCATAAAGCAAAAATTGGCTGGAATGAGTCCGGTTCAATACCGAATTCATACCAGCCAATTAGCTGCTTAA